Proteins co-encoded in one Paracoccus aestuarii genomic window:
- the ccmI gene encoding c-type cytochrome biogenesis protein CcmI — protein MFWILAAGMTAIVAFAIAAPLRRDRAAVQPAAAYDLRVYRDQLAEVDRDLERGVIGAEDADRLRAEIGRKVLDADRRLARGVTAGQGGRPLWAVAVLGVLLLGAGLLYWREGVPNAPDMPLAERLAAAEAVYRDRPAQAEAEAAAMPRPGPDLGQLDPDYLAMIDQLRAAVERNPDDPRGLDLLATNEMRLGNISAARAAQQRLVDVLGDQADAAQLMQLATLMIEAAGGLITPEAEAVLARSLARDPDQPQARYLQGVLLIQNGRPDRAFPIWRRLLEQGPDDAPWIPSIRAAIDELAWLAGQPDYRAPASAAAAAPGPDAQDLEAARDLPPEARQQMIEGMVASLQDRLASQGGTPEEWARLIGALSVLGDRDQARAILSEARLRFGGRPEALAPIDAAAADAGLDP, from the coding sequence ATGTTCTGGATCTTGGCCGCGGGCATGACCGCGATCGTCGCTTTTGCCATCGCCGCGCCGCTGCGGCGCGACCGCGCGGCCGTGCAGCCGGCCGCGGCCTATGACCTGCGCGTCTATCGCGACCAGCTGGCCGAGGTCGATCGCGACCTGGAACGCGGCGTGATCGGGGCCGAGGATGCCGACCGCCTGCGGGCCGAGATCGGGCGCAAGGTGCTGGATGCCGACCGCCGCCTGGCCCGCGGCGTGACCGCCGGCCAAGGGGGCCGCCCGCTCTGGGCCGTGGCGGTCTTGGGGGTGCTGCTGCTGGGGGCCGGGCTGCTCTATTGGCGCGAAGGGGTGCCCAACGCCCCCGACATGCCCCTGGCCGAACGCCTGGCCGCGGCCGAGGCCGTCTATCGCGACCGCCCCGCCCAAGCCGAGGCCGAGGCCGCCGCCATGCCCCGCCCCGGCCCCGACCTCGGCCAGCTGGATCCCGACTATCTGGCGATGATCGACCAGCTGCGCGCCGCGGTGGAACGCAATCCCGACGATCCGCGCGGCCTGGACCTTCTGGCCACGAACGAGATGCGACTCGGCAACATCTCCGCCGCCCGCGCCGCCCAGCAGCGGCTGGTCGACGTGCTTGGCGATCAGGCCGACGCCGCCCAGTTGATGCAGCTGGCGACCCTGATGATCGAGGCCGCGGGCGGCCTGATCACGCCGGAGGCCGAGGCCGTGCTGGCCCGGTCGCTGGCGCGCGACCCCGACCAGCCGCAGGCGCGCTATCTCCAAGGGGTGCTGCTGATCCAGAACGGCCGCCCCGACCGCGCCTTCCCGATCTGGCGCAGGCTGCTGGAACAGGGACCCGACGACGCGCCCTGGATCCCCTCGATCCGGGCCGCCATCGACGAGCTGGCCTGGCTGGCGGGCCAGCCCGACTACCGCGCCCCGGCCTCCGCCGCGGCTGCCGCACCCGGCCCCGACGCCCAGGACCTGGAGGCCGCCCGCGACCTGCCCCCGGAGGCCCGCCAGCAGATGATCGAGGGCATGGTGGCCAGCCTGCAGGACCGCCTGGCCAGCCAAGGCGGCACGCCCGAGGAATGGGCCCGGCTGATCGGCGCGCTTTCGGTCCTGGGGGACCGAGACCAGGCGCGGGCGATCCTGTCCGAGGCGCGGCTGCGCTTCGGAGGCCGCCCCGAGGCGCTGGCCCCCATCGACGCCGCCGCCGCCGATGCGGGGCTGGATCCATGA
- a CDS encoding sarcosine oxidase subunit beta family protein: MIAAPRSGRYSVFALARQALRQHSGWTRAWANPEPRPRYKVVVIGAGGHGLATAYYLGKNFGITDVAVLEKGWLGGGNTGRNTTIIRSNYLQDPSAALYEKARSLYETLSQDLNYNIMFSPRGLIMLAQTEHEVRGYRRTVHANALQGVATEWVTPAQVKDLVPIINLDGPRYPVLGGLYQARGGTARHDAVAWGYARACSDMGMHIIQNCEVTGIRTDAGQVRGVDTTRGLIGCEKLAIVVAGHSSQLAEMAGFRLPIESVALQALVSEPIKPCMDVVVMANTVHGYMSQSDKGEMVIGGGTDGFNNFTQRGSWQHVEETVRALVETFPMISRLKMLRQWGGIVDMTGDRSPILSATPVGGIFVNCGWGTGGFKAIPGSGWAMAELVAKDSPGPLAADFGLNRFREGRFIDESVAAGVAH; the protein is encoded by the coding sequence ATGATCGCCGCGCCCCGTTCCGGCCGCTATTCCGTCTTTGCCCTGGCCCGCCAGGCGCTGCGCCAGCATTCGGGCTGGACCCGGGCCTGGGCCAATCCCGAGCCGCGCCCCCGCTACAAGGTCGTCGTGATCGGCGCGGGTGGGCATGGGCTGGCCACCGCCTATTACCTGGGAAAGAACTTCGGCATCACCGATGTGGCCGTGCTGGAGAAGGGCTGGCTGGGCGGCGGCAATACGGGCCGCAACACCACGATCATCCGGTCGAACTATCTTCAGGACCCGTCGGCGGCGCTTTATGAAAAGGCGCGCAGCCTTTATGAGACGCTGTCCCAGGACCTGAACTACAACATCATGTTCAGCCCGCGCGGGCTGATCATGCTGGCCCAGACCGAACATGAGGTGCGCGGATACCGCCGCACGGTCCATGCCAATGCGCTGCAGGGGGTGGCGACCGAATGGGTGACCCCGGCGCAGGTCAAGGACCTGGTGCCGATCATCAATCTGGACGGGCCGCGCTATCCGGTTCTGGGGGGGCTCTATCAGGCCCGCGGCGGCACGGCGCGCCATGACGCGGTGGCTTGGGGCTATGCGCGGGCCTGTTCGGACATGGGCATGCACATCATCCAGAATTGCGAGGTGACGGGCATCCGCACCGATGCGGGCCAGGTGCGCGGGGTGGACACGACCCGCGGCCTGATCGGCTGCGAAAAGCTGGCCATCGTGGTCGCCGGCCATTCCAGCCAGCTGGCCGAGATGGCGGGGTTCCGCCTGCCGATCGAATCCGTGGCGCTGCAGGCGCTGGTGTCCGAACCGATCAAGCCCTGCATGGATGTGGTGGTGATGGCCAACACCGTCCACGGCTACATGTCGCAATCCGACAAGGGCGAGATGGTGATCGGCGGCGGCACGGACGGGTTCAACAACTTCACCCAACGCGGATCCTGGCAGCATGTCGAGGAGACCGTCCGCGCCCTGGTCGAGACCTTCCCCATGATCAGCCGCCTGAAGATGCTGCGCCAATGGGGCGGCATCGTGGACATGACCGGGGATCGGTCCCCGATCCTGTCGGCGACCCCGGTGGGGGGCATCTTCGTCAATTGCGGATGGGGCACGGGGGGCTTCAAGGCCATCCCCGGATCGGGCTGGGCCATGGCGGAACTGGTCGCCAAGGACAGCCCCGGACCGCTGGCGGCGGATTTCGGCCTGAACCGTTTCCGCGAGGGGCGGTTCATCGACGAATCGGTCGCCGCGGGCGTGGCGCATTGA
- a CDS encoding sarcosine oxidase subunit delta: MLILTCPYCGIRAEETELHPGGEAHLTREGPGSTDAEFEAYLFARANPKGVHLERWRHAYGCGKWFLAARCTATLQVFGTYAAQTPHPPAEVVQAIRKARPDWTLPGADTATKTDEGPAA, from the coding sequence ATGCTGATCCTGACCTGCCCCTATTGCGGCATCCGGGCCGAGGAAACCGAACTGCATCCCGGTGGCGAGGCGCATCTGACGCGCGAGGGCCCCGGCAGCACCGATGCCGAATTCGAGGCCTATCTGTTCGCCCGCGCCAACCCGAAGGGGGTGCATCTGGAACGCTGGCGCCATGCCTATGGCTGCGGGAAATGGTTTCTGGCCGCACGCTGCACCGCAACGCTGCAGGTCTTCGGCACCTATGCCGCCCAGACCCCGCATCCGCCCGCCGAGGTCGTCCAGGCCATCCGCAAGGCCCGCCCCGACTGGACCCTTCCGGGTGCCGACACCGCCACCAAGACCGACGAAGGCCCCGCCGCATGA